In Saccopteryx leptura isolate mSacLep1 chromosome 9, mSacLep1_pri_phased_curated, whole genome shotgun sequence, the genomic window TTCATCCACACAGAAAAGCACTACCTGTCCTTTGGCCTGTACGGTGCCATTCTGGGCTTGCATCTGCTCATCCAGAGCCTGTTTGCCTTCCTGGAGCACCGGCACATGAGGCAGGCCGGCCGGCCACTGaagctgcccaccccaccccgccgCTCAGTGGCCCTGTGCATCGCTGCATACCAGGAGGACCCTGACTACTTGCGCAAGTGTCTGCGCTCAGCCCAGCGCATCGCCTTCCCCAACCTCAAGGTGGTCATGGTGGTGGACGGCAATCGCCAAGAGGATGCCTACATGCTAGATATCTTTCACGAGGTGCTGGGCGGCACTGACCAAGCCAGCTTCTTTGTGTGGCGCAGCAACTTCCATGAGGCGGGTGAGGGCGAGACGGAGGCCAGCCTGCAGGAGGGCATGGACCGTGTGCGGGACGTGGTGCAGACCAGCACCTTCTCGTGCATCAtgcagaagtggggaggcaagcGAGAGGTCATGTACACAGCCTTCAAGGCCCTCGGTGATTCAGTGGACTACATTCAGGTAAGGGTCCTTCCCTACGTGTGTGTGGACGTGTGGATGTGTCCAGCCAGCTGGGCATACCCTCTCCTCCAGGAGTTTCAGGTCCAATCTAGATCCTTTGTGTCGTGCACATCCCTCCTCTGCACTTAAGAAGGCAACAGGCATAATGGTTCTGAACAGCAGTCTTGGGGTCAAAAAGACCTGGGACGGAATCCTGGTTCTGCTGTTATTTAACTCTGTGACTTCTGTCCTAATAATAATGATAGCTAGCAGATGTATATCATTTACTTCACTGTTGTAAGCTCTTCCTACATGTTAACTCTTTTACTATTCTTAATACTTGGggataagtactattattatctccactcATAGAAGGTGAACCacacagagaggctaagtaacttgccTCATATCACTCAGCAGCATGAtccagagccaggatttgagccCAGGGAGTCTGTCTCGCATCTGCTCTCATTCACTGTGCAATACTGCCTCACCATTAGCAACATGGGGCTGAGCCTCTTCATAAAGAAGTGTGGTGAAGAGCAAGACATATGCTTGAAACCTCTCAGATGTTGTTTTAGTTATGGACCAAAAAGTCCTACTCTTCCCAGTGTCAAATTTGTGACTGTAATGTGGAGGGACAAACTGCAAATTATCCCAGTTTGACTGCAGCAATTGTGGCAGGGCAAGAACCATGACAGACCCTGCCTTGCTTCCAGTCAAAGGGCTCACTGACAccagttttaaaataacaaaatctaaAGAGAACTGATTAGAGCTTCATGCATTTCAGTACCAAGTAGAAACTGATCCCCAGGACCCCAGGTTTCTGGTCCAGCATACATGCTGTCCATTCCCATTTCTGCCCTTCTCAGTACTTGCTGGAGGGTTCTGCCCACTGCCTAAATGAGTAATAGCTGTCATGGCAGCCCACCTGTATACTAACTCAGTCTTTCTGACAGCATGTTAAGTactccaatatttaaattttctatattgaACCCACCTAAAATTAACTTGCCACAGGCAGTTCTTGATTCTGTAGTTCACCTAGGGTCCAAGGGCCTTTGAAACTTTTCTGGGGACTCAGAAGGCTTAGCAAAAgcccttgagtcttttttttttgtgtgtatttttctgaagctggaaacggggagagacagtcagacagactcccgcatgcgcccaccaggggcgacgctctgcccaccagggggcgatgctctgccatgaccagagccactctagcgcctggggcagagaccaaggagccatccccagcgcccaggccatctttgctccaatggagccttggctgcgggaggggaagagagagacagagaggaaggagggggtgggggtggaaaagcaaatgggcgcttctcctatgtgccctggccgggaatcgaacccgggtcccccacacaccaggccaacgctctaccgctgagccaaccggccagggccaaaagcccTTGAGTCTTGGCACATGCTCAAGCCACAGTGACTTTGTCATTCACACCCTTGAAGCACAGGAGTCACCCAAACCTGCTCTACTAACCATCTTCCTTCCCTGACCATTGCCTGTGTGTTCTGGTACATTAGCAGCTATGTACCAGAGCTCACACACCTGAGCCAGCCTTGCTCCTTAAGGCTCTGGGATCACTACTGCCTAGGGCAGCCCTGGTGGAGTTCAGCCCGTCTTCCAACAGCCTTGCAGAGGGTGTGTCTTTCCCTCTGTGGGAGATAACCCTGCCCCAGGCAGTGGAGAAACCCAGGCAGCCAAGAACTCGAACTTTTCCCTAACTCTGCTCACCTAGAAAGACCTTCCTGGAGTGAAGGAAGGAAGCTAAGCTCTTAAAGAATGGGTTAGGGTCAGGGCAGAAAGCCATGAGACCAGCAGCACTGGGAAGCTTGATCTGTAAGCTGAGGAGGCTCCTTGGGACCTTCTCAGCTTGGGCCAGAATGTAAGACTGTCGGTGGAAAGAGCAGCTGTGGTGCTCTGCCTGGTTCCCCCTCAGCCTTCTGCTGTTTGTCTCTGGTCACCGTCTTCCAACATGGAGAGAAAGCTGGGTAGGCTGGAGTGTGGGGGCCGCCCCAGCCCCTCCTTACAGGCTAATGGCTTTCACCTAGCACCTCAGTAAAAGTATTGGGGCTTCTGCAGAACAGGGTTTGGGCTCCTCTGTTCTTTGCTCCATCAGAGGTCAGGAAACCAATTCCCCTGTCCAATAGTTATGTGGGTTTTTTGTACTATCTCAGTAATTTTGTTGAAAACAGATGAGTCAGCCACCATGGTAAATGTTCATAGCCCAGATTCAACTAATAACGGGGCTACCTGTTAGAATCAGACCTTGAGCCTCTCTAGGAAAGGAAGGCAGCTGGACAGGATTTGATCCAGGTTTGGAGGCAGCTGCTGCCAAAGCCCCCATGCCCACCCGGAGTATGATCCAGGCAAGAGCAGCCCCTGGCCCTCCTACTGTTCTGGGACCTGAGACTCAGCCAAGGGAGTATCAAAGGGCTGGCAGCCATGTTAGCTtagcggggggtgggggctgtgacTGGGTAGGTATGTTTTCCAGTTGGGCTGTGGATCATCCAAGAGGCCAGAGGTTGAAACAGGGAAGACCCTGTTGTTAAAAATCCTATggggggaggccctggctggttggctcagtggtagagcgtcgacctggcgtgcagaagtcccgggttcgattcccggccaggtcacacaggagaagcgcccatctgcttctccacctctccccctctccttcctctctgtctctctcttcccctcctgcagcgaggctccattggagcaaagatggcccgggcgctggggatggttccttggcctctgccccaggcgctagagtggctctggtctcaacagagagacgccccagagaggcagagcattgccccctggtgggcagagcgtcgccccctggtgggcgtgccgggtggatcctggtcgggcgcatgcgggagtctgtctgactctctcccccgtttccagcttcaggaaaaaaaaaaaaaatcctatgggATAGTTTTGGGCAGTAGCCTCTGGCAAGAGCTTGGCCTTCTGAGGAGTGTCTGCTGGCCCTGGTCTAGGCACTGTGCCTatcatctgatttaaaaaaaagaaaaaattgcctgacctgtggtggcgcagtggataaagcgtcgacctagaaatgctgaggtcgccagtttgaaaccctgggcttgcctggtcaagacacatataggagttgatgcttctagctcctcccccccttctctctctctgtctctcttctctctctctctctctctctccctctgctctctaaaatgaattaaaaaaaaaaaaaaaaaaagcacctcttacctaagagtgtgccttataaaattaaaaaaaaataagaaaataaaaaagaaaaagaaaaaattacttagagagagagaggaagggataaagaCAGGAACACTGgcctgttcttgtatgtgccctgaccagagccccTATCATCTGATTTCAATGACTTGTTCCTTCTTTCTTCCGAAGGACccagagaaacattttaagatAGTTTCTTAGGAGCATGGCTTCATGGAGTCTGAAGACTTGTCCAGTACTAAACATTTCTCCCTTTCCAGGTCTGGCACTGGCAGACTCCTGGGTTTCTCTCAGCCTAGGGGCGTCAAGCCTGGTGTCTCtccttttccttaatttctttggCTACTTGTTTCACCCCTTCCATTTGGCATAGATCTCTTAGCCAGTGGCTGGAAGTGAACCATATGAAAGGGGGTTATGTGCCTCAGGCCCTAAGTGGCCCGAGGTCAAAGTGGGCTGACAGTCCATTTCCTCTGCAGGTGTGTGACTCGGACACTGTTCTGGATCCAGCGTGCACCATTGAGATGCTTCGAGTCCTGGAGGAGGACCCCCAAGTAGGGGGAGTTGGGGGAGATGTCCAAGTAAGAAGTAACCAAGgattcctgggggtgggggtcaggacCTGTTCTGCTTTCTAATCCAATCGGACATGTCTGGAAAATGGGCATCTTGACTTCCTAGTGgttttttctgggggggggggggggtgaggggagttgTTCCTCCTTAACAGCTCAAGGGCTCACTTGCTACTCAACTCCTTCCTGCTCTTTTTcaaacaggggggggggggttacttaGCAGGTATATAGAGAGCCTATGCTCCCAGGAGGGCACAGAATCCTGACGCCTTTAATCCTGAAGGGTACTTcctttttggctggtggcacagCAGGCACCTCCAAAATTAGACCCTTGAGAAACCCTTGCTCTTAGGTAAGTGGCTCTGAAGAGCTCGAGGTAGTATGGTCAGGATAAGGGGCAATCTCTCCTTCCAGAGGCAACATGCCGGGTCTTCCCAGGAAGCTTTTAAACTGAAGGGTCAGGACAGGCAGCAGGGTGTTGCTTCTTTACATCTTTCGCAAGGCTTTCTGTCTGCCACAGGCTGCCTCCTGAGACTGAAGGTGGCTTTGACTGCTAGAGTCACTGCATTAGGACAATCCGTGCAGAGGACAGTGGAAAGTTGGGGCTAGTGCTGGGGAGAGTGGGTGAGGTTGGCTCCTCTGAGCCTCCCGTTTCCCAGCTCTGGCTGGGCTAGGGCTGGTGGCCAGGAATTTGAGCGATAGGCTACAGAACTCAGGGTAGGGAGGCTTCATGATCTCGGGTGTCTGTCTACTGGGGCTCATGTCTCAGGTGAGGAGGCCCAGTGTCTATGGTTCCCTTACAGATCCTCAACAAGTATGATTCATGGATCTCCTTCCTGAGCAGTGTGCGGTACTGGATGGCCTTCAACGTGGAGCGGGCCTGCCAGTCCTACTTTGGCTGTGTGCAGTGTATTAGCGGGCCATTGGGCATGTACCGCAACAGCCTCCTCCAGCAGTTCTTGGAAGATTGGTACCATCAGAAGTTCCTAGGCAGCAAGTGCAGCTTTGGGGATGACCGGCACCTCACCAACCGCGTCctgagccttggctacaggactAAATACACAGCACGCTCCAAGTGCCTGACAGAAACTCCCACCAAGTACCTCCGGTGGCTCAACCAGCAGACCCGCTGGAGCAAGTCTTACTTCCGGGAGTGGCTCTACAACTCTCTGTGGTTCCATAAGCACCACCTCTGGATGACCTACGAATCAGTGGTCACGggtttcttccccttcttcctcattGCCACAGTCATACAGCTTTTCTACCGTGGCCGCATCTGGAACATTCTCCTCTTCCTGCTGACGGTGCAGCTGGTGGGCATTATCAAGGCCACCTATGCCTGCTTCCTTCGGGGCAATGCAGAGATGATCTTCATGTCCCTCTACTCCCTTCTCTATATGTCCAGTCTCCTGCCAGCCAAGATCTTTGCCATTGCTACCATCAACAAGTCTGGCTGGGGTACCTCTGGCCGAAAAACCATTGTGGTCAACTTCATTGGCCTCATCCCTGTGTCCATCTGGGTAGCAGTCCTTCTGGGAGGACTGGCATACACAGCTTATTGCCAGGATCTGTTCAGTGAGACGGAGCTAGCCTTCCTAGTGTCTGGGGCAATTCTGTATGGCTGCTACTGGGTGGCCCTCCTCATGTTGTATCTGGCCATCATTGCCCGGCGATGTGGGAAGAAGCCAGAGCAGTACAGCTTGGCTTTTGCTGAGGTGTGACATAACCCTCAAGCAGAGCGGGAAAAGTGCAATGggtaagggagggaaggggaacggAAGAGAAaagatggggtgggagggaggagggaatgcAGTTGTTGTTTCTTAATAGTCCAAAGGACACATCTGAAGTGCAAAGAAAGGTGGCTGTAGTATGGCCTAGGGCATTCTACTTATAGAAGGCAACACCTGATTCCAGCACAAGACGTGGAAACTTGGATGTTTTCAGGCTGCCTGTCTGCTACATGGCGGTCTCTGGGAAAGATTCCATTCCTGACCAGTATCCAGAGGGAGCTCAGAGTGTGCTAAATCAAACAAGTTCTAttcaggggcaacttctgatagGTGAGCAGTGCCAGCTTATGGGAAGGGGTTCTCTTAGTCCATTTAAACACAACCAGAAGAGGTGGGAGAATTTCTGAAATCTGGTCAGCTAATAATGCCTCCCTCCTCAATCTAGTTATCAATGCAATAAGACTGTGCCTGAGATACAAGGCTCAGAAGCCTGATCTCTGGGCATCAGAAAACAGGGTACTGTGGAATGGTGCTGTATTATGTGATGTACCCCATTCCACATCTCCACATCCCAAGGATGAGCCAAACTAGCAGGGAGTTAGCATTGAACTGCTTTAAGTATACGTagataagaatattaaaaaggaaattttgcCAGGAGGAACAAAGATCGATGGTGCTAAATTCCACCTGGGAACTGCCTAGATGTCTAGATAACTTTGTCTGATCTTTGCTGGGGAAAGAGAAAATGTCTGGTCATTTTACCAGGGAGATTAAACCCCAAAGTACTAAGGAAGTGAGTATGTTATTTCAACCTGTGTACTCCTAAATTCCTGTCAAATTCAGCTGAGTCCTAAGATAGTCTACTCACTTTGCTTTCAAAGTGACATAGTAATGTGTTCACCTCCTGCTCATCGGATAAGTTCTTCAAGGTGACAAGTGACACAGAGCCTGGACTCTCACAGGCCCCTCTGTAATAGGCAGGCCAGCCCTCAGCACATGGGGGGAAACCTACTAGGAGCCTCTGGTTAAACTAGCTATCATCTTAGAACTGCCTGGGACAGAGTCCTTGGCAGCTGGGTAGCATGCGTGACTTTCAGGCTACAATTCTTGACAATCGTCTCTAATGGAAAGCTTTTCAGTGTTCCCTAAGTGGACCCTCAAATCCAAGCTGGTCATCTTTGAGACTGTCCATTCTCCTCAGTGGCTTTTCCAGGAAATTTTTATAGCCAAGCTGTGGACAGTCACTACTGCATTTGCTGCTTTCCAGAAACTAAACTAGAAGGAATTGATTCCTAAATCCTGAGGTTCTTGCTTTCTCAGGCCACTTGAAgctgttttatttctctctgcttTTGGGGAGAATGAGGGAAGGCCATTTTCTAGAGATTGGCAATCTACAAACTATACTTAGctcttgggtttcaaacctggggttttgactAAGTCTCTGATTTAGGGGTTGCTTGCTCAAGCATGCGCTCTTCAAACGTCCAATCTCAGAGGGTCCAGCTGACCCCCTCAGAAGCAGCACTAAGGCAGAGAAGAGTTGAGGGGGCAAGCCTCTAGTGGCTCAGGTGCTTCCTACAAAGGAACACAGTGTGCTCTGGGCCACAGATTGGAAAATCCTGGTGCTTTCCTTCATCTCCCATGAACTCAACGGTTTTCCAAGTGCACCCAGCACTGGTGCATCACGCAGACCTCAAGTTTCTAATAAGACTGCTGGTTGATGTTGGGCCCAATCCACAAACTCTAGAAGAGGCAGCAGGCATTTGCTAAAGGCAGTTGTTCCAGGCTCTTCCGTGTTTTTCCTGGCCAAGAAGTAAACTATTTTGAGCACCACAATGGAGGAAATCCGGTCAGCCAACTGTAGAACTGACTTCACTAAGGGCTTGTTTTTCTTCAGCTTTTACTTGAAGGTTAATGTAGAATGGGCTCCCAAATGGAAAACCGTTGGCTGTCCTACCATCAGCTGTCTTGCACTGTGGTTATCAACTTTCCTCCTATCAAAAGTAGGCAAGTACAAGTAGTGGGCTCACAACGTTTGACCTCGACTGGTTTTTCTaagttattttgtacatttttcagCAGTGAAACCAAACTGGGTCTTTAGCTTTATCCCCATTTCTTGCAAGGGAAGAGCCTTTATACAACTggatacattttgtttttttctcattgagaattttaaatgtcttttgtattatttctacAATAATttgtaaacatatttatttttacctgcttttttttaacttttcaggtCAAGTTTTTTATACTGCACATATTTGTCAAAATAAAGATTCTCACATAATGCTGGTATTTCTGAGCTACTTCCTCCCTCTTTGTACTTAATGAAAGCTAGCTCTTTATTCCAGTTTCAAAAGCAGCACCTGAGCTAGAAATATAGCTGAGGTTAATTTGAGTGTCGTTCAGAAGCAGCATAAGCTGTCACAGTGCCTCTGGACCTCGTGAATCCAGTAGGCCTACCTTGATGACAGCTGTATACTAATGGTGGCTTAACTTTTAATGGAGAGGGTGGGCAGGGTCTTTGGTGAAATTATAGGCAGATGAGTAAGCTAAGGCTAAAAATCAATCTTGCTTCTTCCTTGAGTGGAAGCATTTTATCTGGCAGATAATGCAGATTGTGGCCAAACTGAAACCATGAAAAGCAGTGGGTAAACTTCCTTCCTTGTGGAATAGGTGACAAAATGGTAGTAACATCAGCAGCCCCTCTTaccccatttattaaagaaacagtaAGAAAAGATACAATGCAGGAAAAACACCAACCATCCTTTCACATCAGGTTGAACAAAGCACAGTGATTTCttccctttgccccaccccccaccccatccacaTGAGTTTCAATTATGAGGTTCTCTGACTGGGAGTACCAATGGAGAGGGAGTTGGATGAGCAGTGGAGCCTTGAATCTGGCCTCCTCTAAGTCCCAGAGAAGGACGCTGCAGGACCAGTCAAGTGGAAACTGGATTTGGTGGGTCTTTAAGTGGTTGCCCACTTCCCTGTTCTGTGTTCAAGCCCCCAGGGACAGGTATGGCAGTAGAGGATGACCAGGTCCAAGCTGCTGAAGCATGGTCCGTTCACCAATGCAACATTTCTACAGAGC contains:
- the HAS3 gene encoding hyaluronan synthase 3 isoform X2 → MPVQLTTALRVVGTSLFALAVLGGILAAYVTGYQFIHTEKHYLSFGLYGAILGLHLLIQSLFAFLEHRHMRQAGRPLKLPTPPRRSVALCIAAYQEDPDYLRKCLRSAQRIAFPNLKVVMVVDGNRQEDAYMLDIFHEVLGGTDQASFFVWRSNFHEAGEGETEASLQEGMDRVRDVVQTSTFSCIMQKWGGKREVMYTAFKALGDSVDYIQVCDSDTVLDPACTIEMLRVLEEDPQVGGVGGDVQILNKYDSWISFLSSVRYWMAFNVERACQSYFGCVQCISGPLGMYRNSLLQQFLEDWYHQKFLGSKCSFGDDRHLTNRVLSLGYRTKYTARSKCLTETPTKYLRWLNQQTRWSKSYFREWLYNSLWFHKHHLWMTYESVVTGFFPFFLIATVIQLFYRGRIWNILLFLLTVQLVGIIKATYACFLRGNAEMIFMSLYSLLYMSSLLPAKIFAIATINKSGWGTSGRKTIVVNFIGLIPVSIWVAVLLGGLAYTAYCQDLFSETELAFLVSGAILYGCYWVALLMLYLAIIARRCGKKPEQYSLAFAEV
- the HAS3 gene encoding hyaluronan synthase 3 isoform X1; the protein is MKLQVVVGEGNCYHNMQTGIKLSWLERKTGLNLVPCCRGGKLWCQGRCALQKENQAGCIFQRRRMPVQLTTALRVVGTSLFALAVLGGILAAYVTGYQFIHTEKHYLSFGLYGAILGLHLLIQSLFAFLEHRHMRQAGRPLKLPTPPRRSVALCIAAYQEDPDYLRKCLRSAQRIAFPNLKVVMVVDGNRQEDAYMLDIFHEVLGGTDQASFFVWRSNFHEAGEGETEASLQEGMDRVRDVVQTSTFSCIMQKWGGKREVMYTAFKALGDSVDYIQVCDSDTVLDPACTIEMLRVLEEDPQVGGVGGDVQILNKYDSWISFLSSVRYWMAFNVERACQSYFGCVQCISGPLGMYRNSLLQQFLEDWYHQKFLGSKCSFGDDRHLTNRVLSLGYRTKYTARSKCLTETPTKYLRWLNQQTRWSKSYFREWLYNSLWFHKHHLWMTYESVVTGFFPFFLIATVIQLFYRGRIWNILLFLLTVQLVGIIKATYACFLRGNAEMIFMSLYSLLYMSSLLPAKIFAIATINKSGWGTSGRKTIVVNFIGLIPVSIWVAVLLGGLAYTAYCQDLFSETELAFLVSGAILYGCYWVALLMLYLAIIARRCGKKPEQYSLAFAEV